The following are encoded in a window of Vespula pensylvanica isolate Volc-1 chromosome 2, ASM1446617v1, whole genome shotgun sequence genomic DNA:
- the LOC122637733 gene encoding splicing factor U2af 38 kDa subunit-like: MAEYLASIFGTEKDKVNCSFYFKIGACRHGDRCSRIHNKPTFSQTCLLQNLYVNPQNSAKSADGSHLVANVSDEEMQEHYDNFFEDVFVECEDKYGEIEEMNVCDNLGDHLVGNVYIKFRREEDAERAVNDLNNRWFGGRPVYAELSPVTDFREACCRQYEMGECTRSGFCNFMHLKPISRELRRYLYSRKKGGKGRSRSRSRSRGRDRKRRSRSRDRRSRSKDRRKGRDDKGRDGRSGRY, from the exons ATGGCGGAATATTTGGCATCTATATTTGGTACTGAAAAAGACAA AGTAAActgttcattttattttaaaattggAGCTTGCCGTCACGGTGACAGGTGTTCACGAATTCACAACAAACCTACTTTTAGTCAG aCATGTTTGTTACAAAATCTTTATGTAAATCCCCAAAATTCTGCAAAAAGTGCAGATGGTTCTCATT TAGTGGCAAACGTATCAGATGAAGAAATGCAAGAACActacgataatttttttgaagatGTGTTTGTGGAATGTGAGGATAAGTATGGTGAGATTGAAGAAATGAATGTTTGTGACAACCTCGGTGATCACTTAGTCGGTAATGTGTACATCAAGTTccgaagagaggaagatgcTGAAAGAGCTGttaacgatttaaataatcgatggTTCGGAGGAAGACCAGTTTATGCTGAACTCTCTCCTGTAACCGACTTTAGAGAAGCTTGTTGTCGTCAATATGAAATGGG TGAATGCACACGTTCAggattttgtaattttatgcACTTAAAACCTATTTCGCGTGAACTGCGACGCTACTTGTATAGCCGTAAAAAAGGTGGTAAAGGCCGGTCTAGATCTCGATCAAGGTCACGTGGTCGTGACCGGAAACGTAGATCTCGATCGAGAGACAGAAGATCGAGATCGAAGGATCGTCGAAAGGGAAGAGACGACAAAGGTAGAGACGGCCGATCTGGAAGATACTAA
- the LOC122637729 gene encoding transcriptional repressor protein YY1-like: protein MARECTEEGLVLTAMVVGVDDHVTLTSQGRLSRDRPRPAILISNMASAEINMASSDIITEVEPEIQEVEIETIPVEIPCETVETTIEGDDGQPMIALQPLPEPGREEIILQTQEEIVGADPLSVYDQIPVPENDIYVESSPGPSRKGTKKARKGGASRFRTSDHAIFGEMGSETKARKWEQKQVQIKTLEGEFSVTMWASGTDDDEGSNPEPDPDYTEYMTGKSNTKFNHSGSSVSDGMPGLDLSDPKQLAEFARPGHKLKVRKPPVMDGVERTIACPHKGCTKMFRDNSAMRKHLHTHGPRVHVCAECGKAFVESSKLKRHQLVHTGEKPFQCTFEGCGKRFSLDFNLRTHVRIHTGDRPYVCPFDGCSKKFAQSTNLKSHILTHAKAKSRNAIGRQVQQIQLQQPQFVQVEVADVDNQQFIVYAD, encoded by the exons ATGGCGCGAGAATGCACGGAGGAGGGTCTCGTACTTACGGCAATGGTGGTAGGAGTCGACGATCACGTGACACTTACGTCGCAGGGCCGCTTGTCGCGCGACCGTCCGAGGCCAGCCATTTTGATTAGTAACATGGCGTCAGCGGAGATTAATATGGCGTCCTCGGACATAATAACCGAAGTGGAGCCTGAAATCCAGGAGGTCGAAATCGAAACGATACCGGTGGAAATACCTTGCGAAACGGTGGAAACGACTATCGAAGGGGACGATGGACAGCCGATGATCGCATTGCAACCATTACCGGAACCAGGCCGTGAAGAAATCATTCTACAGACGCAAGAGGAAATCGTCGGCGCCGATCCACTGAGCGTGTACGATCAGATACCCGTACCAGAGAACGACATTTATGTCGAATCGAGTCCTGGACCATCGAGGAAGGGTACGAAGAAAGCTAGAAAAGGTGGAGCTTCCAGATTTCGAACGTCCGATCACGCAATATTCGGTGAGATGGGCTCGGAAACGAAAGCAAGAAAGTGGGAGCAGAAGCAAGTGCAAATCAAAACCCTTGAGGGAGAATTCTCGGTGACAATGTGGGCATCTGGAACGGATGACG ATGAAGGCTCTAATCCAGAACCTGATCCAGATTATACTGAATATATGACCGGCAAGTCGAATACAAAGTTTAATCATTCGGGAAGTTCTGTTTCCGATGGAATGCCAGGTCTCGATTTATCAGATCCTAAACAGCTGGCAGAATTTGCCAGACCAGGACATAAGTTGAAAGTACGCAAACCACCTGTTATGGATGGTGTGGAACGTACGATTGCTTGTCCTCACAAAGGCTGCACAAAAATGTTTCGAGATAACAGTGCTATGCGTAAGCACTTACACACACATGGTCCTAGAGTACACGTATGCGCAGAGTGTGGAAAGGCTTTTGTCGAAAGTTCAAAATTGAAGAGGCATCAGTTAGTGCACACAGGAGAAAAACCTTTTCAATGTACATTCGAAGGGTGTGGCAAGAGATTTAGCCTTGACTTTAATTTGCGTACCCATGTAAGAATCCACACAGGTGACAGACCATACGTTTGCCCATTTGATGGATGTAGCAAAAAGTTTGCACAATCCACGAACCTTAAATCGCACATATTGACCCATGCAAAGGCTAA GTCGCGAAATGCCATTGGAAGACAAGTACAACAAATTCAACTTCAACAACCTCAATTCGTCCAAGTCGAAGTTGCGGATGTGGACAACCAGCAATTTATTGTCTATGCTGATTAG